GAGATGTGATGCCGgacggtcattgtgggtttcgGTCTGTGGCTGTGGGCTTAGGGATGGATCAGAGTTCATGGGGGCGTATTAGAAGGGACCTTGTCCAAGAAATGGATCAGAACGAATCGATCTGGTTCCCAATATTTGAAGCATGGGCTGCAGGTTATTTTTACACGCATCGTCAGGGCCTAATTTGGGATTCAGTGGCCGGTTGTGGGGAGAATCACTGGATGGACTTCCCCTTTGCAGGACTTCTTATTGCACAAACGTACGGTATCGGGGTGCACCTGTTAACGACAACCATGGGTGCGAGTTCCACTTACTTCCCAATACTAAGTCCTCCGGCTAATCAACAACCATTATTCATAACGCTTACACATGTTAACGAGAACCACTTCATACATGTTAAGCTGGAAGGGGATTATCCTATGCCACCAGCACACGGGCTATGGTTGACCCACCGAAGACCCCACACAGAACAATGGGAAGATATGTACTTGCCACGTCTAGAATGGTATACATCGATAATGAATCCTCGACCAAGATCAAACCCCAGTCTTAATTACATAGATAGTTACACGgaagaatgatttttgtaattaatagtatttttttggaattaatagaatttttttgtaattattagtatttttttttgtaattaatagaatttttttgtaattattagtatttttttataattattagtatttttttgtaattaatagtattttttttggAATTAATAGTGTaactttgtaattaatagtattttttttgtaATGAATAATATTTTTTggaattaatagtatttttttaaatttttctacaaaaaaaaaactatacgcTTCGTATAGAACTAGACTCCTCGTATAATATTGCACAAAAGACCATTTAGCCCCTGATAGGCCCCCAATAGAGGCTTATTCCAGGGGCTCAAAGGTAATTTTACACCAACCAGACGCCTCGTACAGACCTGTACGGGGCGTCTATTTGAGcgggattttgaaaattcaatttttgaatttctgaaattcaaaatttgaattttttgaaaGTAGACGCTTCGTACAGACCTGTACGGGGCGTCTCTTTGAGCGgtttaaatttgaattttgaatttgaattttgaaaatcattttagttaattactattttacccctgATATGCCCCCAGTATAGCCACTTAGCAGGGGCTAAAAGGTAATTTCAAAATTGTACGACTCGTACAGACCTGTACGAGGAGTACAGTTGAGGCGGTTACTTTTTGccatttctttttttaattaataaaatgtaTTATTAAATTACCATTATGCCCCTGTTTACCCCTTAGTATAGCCTTttttcaggggcaaaatggtaattaaccattccagaaatatctttttggaatggttaattaccattttgcccctgataAAAGGCTATACTAAGGGTAAAACAGGGGCAAAAATGTCATTTAGCAAAAAgcatagacgcctcgtatagctctatacgaggcgtctaggctTCGTATAACACAGGGGGGGGGCCTAGACGACACAgatcacacacacaaacaaaaacacacacatatacgGTGCATTCGGATCTATACGCCTCGTACGTATTTCAACCGTATTTTTGAAGAATCGAAGCATCACCGGTACGTATTTCATCCCGTAGTTAAGTATTTTTGTCTCGTTTATGCCTTTAGACCGTAGGTTTGCCCTAAAAGTTGAATTTGGTTGGGTTTTGGGggtttgatgttgatgatgatgaagaacttGTGGAACAGGACGCtgagtatagccctatacgagggctatacgagggtctgtttttttttttttttttttttattaattatattattattattatttattaattattattaaatattattattatttattaattatattattaaatattattattattattattatttattaattattattattaaaaacattattattaatattattattatttatttatttatttatttatattattattattattaattattgttattgttattaatattattatttattatttattatttatttatttatattattattattattaattattgttattgttattaatattattatttattatttattatttattattattaattattgttattgttattaatattattatttattatttattatttattattattaattattaattattgttattgttattaatattattatttattatttattatttattatttattatttattaatattattattattgtatacGTATACAGTATTTATTATGGAGGACGATCTGATGCCGGGCGATGACATTCACATAGAGCCGGTTCAGCAGGGTCCACGACGGAGACAGCGACCGCCTGTGGATACGTTGCAGGGGCATCCCTATCTAGAGTTTCCCGACGGCACTGACGCCGCCCGTCATTGCCAGAAGCTTAGGAGGATGCACGTTGGATCGCATGCATCGATCGACTGGGATGCGATGGAGGAGATTGCTGAGACACCGAGAGTGCGTCGGTTTATACCTATCGATTCCCCGTGGCATCGTCTTTTTGATTTGGCGCACACGCCGACCTACAGGGAGCTGCTGGTCGAGTTCATTTCGTCATTCACATTTCACCCTCCTGGGGAGCCAGTGCCGATTCCGTACCCAGGTGAATGTTAttgatatttatttatttatttattaatattatttatttatttatttatttatttatttctttatattattattattattattattaattattgttattgttattaatattattattattatttattatttattatttattattatattgtttTATTTATGATTCCGTACCCAGGTGCTCCCCCTCCGCCTGAGGTTTCTTTCAGGCTTGCTGGCGTTCAGCGTTCGATGACGCTAGCAGAGTTTGCGGTGCGCTCTGGTTTATACATGCAGGAGGAGATCGAGACTGAGATCTACACAGCGGGGCTAGTGGTGGTTGAAAAACCCACTCTTGTTGGGTTTTGGCAGGTGATTGCGGGGGCGGATCATTGGGAGCATGACAAGTCGAAGGGGAGGGTGTCGTTTGTTAGCGACCCACTATACAGGTATGTACGTTTATTATTGCAATTATTGTGATTATATGCACTGTTTATTAATCTCTGTTTTTGTATTTCGCTAACACTATCTGCAGGTATCTGCACCATTTGCTCGCCACTTCTATATCAGCGCGCGGCTACAGCCGTGAGTGGTGTACGACCACAGATCTTTTTTTCCTATATTGTTTGTTGTATAGGAGGCCGTGCGCGCTAGCACACGGTCTAGCCCAGTACTTCGCCTCCGGCCATCACCGGCAGGAGCGCGGATTTTTGTATGGCGGGGCGTACGTGACCGTCATTGCCCGTTCATTTGGCCTCGTACCACATCAGGACCCACATCTACGGACGCCGGCCATCATGCCGACGCGGATGGGTATGCCGTCGCTATGGGGGATGAGGGTTATCAAGAGGTTCCCGGTTGGCCCGCGGTTTAAAAACCGCGAGGGGGGCGTATGGAGAGAGGAGGACCTACCAGAGCATTTCGAGGACGTTCATCCTCCTGCAGATCCTGCTGATGTAGTGCCCGTGGAGGACCCTCCGGAGGATCTAGACGGTGCAGCGGGGCCACAGCCACCGCCACCTGCCGGGGCACCTCAGTTTCCACGTCACGCTATTCGAGGTGGTGCCCCAGGAGCTGCACTACATCCGGATGTACGAGCCAGGCTTGACAGGCTCGACGATTTGGTAGGTTGGTTGGTACGGGCGGAGCAggatagacgagagagagagggattacccccgataccgcttccaccggttcgagcaccacatcagcagcagcagccgcagcagcagcaccagccgcagcagcagcatcaggattcagattcggattttgatgcatagacctgttgttgtttttattgttattgtggatgtacaaacttatcttctatatttttgttatggatgtaaacagttatcttatatatgtcatatttatgtttgttttcagttattcGGTTACTCAATGATTGTTCTCTTAAATTTagataatacggaaacaatataacccctgaatataatacggaaacaatatttgaaagaaataaaattttaatcgaaagaataatatttaaaaaagtaaaatgttaaaaacaatataatatatttaaagagccgatttttaaaatagttgatttAATCGACGCTGaaacaaaaattttttttaaactttttatagtgtaaaaaacaaaaaaaaaaacaaaacttttttaaaaataaaaaaaaacgatttttaaaggcaaatagttaatttttaaaaaacaacaactttttatagtgtaaaaaagaaaaaaaaaactttttttaaaacctaaaaaaatttcaTCAAAAAAACACATCTTCAAAAACCATCCAAAAA
This genomic stretch from Helianthus annuus cultivar XRQ/B chromosome 8, HanXRQr2.0-SUNRISE, whole genome shotgun sequence harbors:
- the LOC110914008 gene encoding uncharacterized protein LOC110914008 gives rise to the protein MKLIEQLTAQNMEPRKIFQTIRKQDPDRFHVQKDVQNVVAKIRAEQRQGLTPMQSLENVLMKNDFIYEIREEPGTEIVTEIFFLHRDSRVLWRGFPHVMMIDATYKTNIYNMPFIQIVGMTPTNKSFIIAHAVVSKERGDNFVWVLERVKAMLDECMEPRVILTDRDLALMGACAKVFPDASRLLCRWHIQQNVMKHCKGAFTDDDWKKFLSFWGSLIESPSIPIYDYHLRNMRKRLVECKRSIFIMEDDLMPGDDIHIEPVQQGPRRRQRPPVDTLQGHPYLEFPDGTDAARHCQKLRRMHVGSHASIDWDAMEEIAETPRVRRFIPIDSPWHRLFDLAHTPTYRELLVEFISSFTFHPPGEPVPIPYPGAPPPPEVSFRLAGVQRSMTLAEFAVRSGLYMQEEIETEIYTAGLVVVEKPTLVGFWQVIAGADHWEHDKSKGRVSFVSDPLYRYLHHLLATSISARGYSREWCTTTDLFFLYCLLYRRPCALAHGLAQYFASGHHRQERGFLYGGAYVTVIARSFGLVPHQDPHLRTPAIMPTRMGMPSLWGMRVIKRFPVGPRFKNREGGVWREEDLPEHFEDVHPPADPADVVPVEDPPEDLDGAAGPQPPPPAGAPQFPRHAIRGGAPGAALHPDVRARLDRLDDLVGWLVRAEQDRREREGLPPIPLPPVRAPHQQQQPQQQHQPQQQHQDSDSDFDA